Below is a window of Brassica napus cultivar Da-Ae chromosome A5, Da-Ae, whole genome shotgun sequence DNA.
AAACGCGTTAAACTGTTGCTCTGCGTAGATAGGCCACGCTGCCATCGGAACGCCAAACCAAAGGCTCTCGAGAATCGAGTTCCATCCGCAATGCGTCACAAAACCTCCTACGGCCGGATGCGCTAGCACGGCAACTTGTGGGGCCCATGTAATGATCTTTCCGACCTTCGCCGTCCGGTCAAGAAACCCTTGTGGAAGAACCGCATCCAAGTTTGTGAATTCCCCTGGAGGAGCTCCGGTCATAATCTTTTCCGCCGGAGCAGCGCAGCGGAGAGACCAGAGGAACCGATGGCCACTTCGCTCGAGCGCCACGGCCATTTCTGTCGCTTGTTTCTCACTGAAGCCTCCCATGCGTCCAAAGCAGAGGAACAACACTGATCTTGGAGGCTGCTCATCTAGCCACCGCAAAATCTCCCTCCTCTTCTCATCGCCGGAATCAGTTTTCAAGTCCAAAATGGGTCCCACCGCGTACAGGGGAGGTGTACCATTCCCGCCGGAGAAGAACTTCAACGCCTGAGGTTCGATCTCCGCAACCGAgtttaccaaaataccctttgTTCCCCTTAAAATCCTTGCTCGAAGCAAAAGATTCGGAAACCAATCTTTGCTTAACATCACAGATGGTAAGCAAGTGGCCGGGAGAGGTCGAGTCAGACTAGGAACGTCTAACTCGGCGTCGGAGTCTCTCAACTTGGTGACATCAAAGTGTTCTTGGTCGTGAAGGTGTTGAACATGGAACATTAGCCCGAGATACGAAGCATTAGACGTGAAGTAAGTATAAGCCGGGAGGCCAAACTCGTCCGCGACATCTATCATCGGCGTGCAGAAAAACTCAACCACCATGCCAGCGAGCCGCCGTGGCGATTCGGGATGTGTTGACACCTCGTGAGCGAGTTTTGAGACGGCCTTTCTGACATGCGGTTTCTGGCTCTCTATGTAGGACATGTATGTCTGATCTTGATCATCAGTCGATTGATCTCCGGCATGGAGGTGGTAGTAGCGGAGACGGCTTTCGGACTCAGGGTAGACGGAGGAGGTGTCACCGGGGGAGAAACGCTCAGGGATCACGACGAGGGTGACGAATAGACGGTCGTCGCTGTTGACTAGGACCTTTACCATCGCCGCCGTCGCTCGGACGTTGTTGATTCCCGGGGAAGGGATGAAGACAAGTTCGATTTTCATGTCGTTGACTTTTAGTTTCTGCTGTCGGAATCAATTATGGTTTCATATTTGTGCGCCTTCGTAAGAGCACCATTAGACCATGATTAGAGCATGCGCAACGGTGTGTTTTAGTGAGTCCTTAGCGCTAGATTATAAGgtaattacattaaaaataaatgaaaaaggcaAATAAGCGAAGGATCAGTCCGTGTAGAAGGAACTTAAGGACTTAATCCTTAGGGCAGCTGGCACGCTTTGATTGGGTCGGGTTGTGTTTGTGTTTCGTGGtcacgaaaaaaaaaatcattcgaCAGAAacgtagaaaaaaaaatctctcgaaGAAACAGAAGGCGATTGTCGATCCATCTCGTTCCATCTTCTTCCGTCGAGTTCCAAGGTAAATCGAGAGGAATCTGTAGATTTATGGTATTAGATTAGGTTCCTAGTAGTTTTCCTGTCAATTTAGGGTtcgttttgatttttgaaatcgAATTGGGGATTTTCGTTTCAAGTTAGGGTTTCAAATGATTTGGGTTTTCAATCGATTTGTAGAGGTTTTGGTTAGTAGTTACGGTTCCAATACTGAAATAGGTTTGATTAACGATTTGCTTTTCTGCTTTTAACCAATGATCCATCTGCTTCTGTCTGCTTTCAAACGATTAGTGAATCGATGAAGGGATCTTCCCTGATACGCGATCCCTTCGTCTGCTTTTCTGCTTTTACTCaaggttttcttttcttgtgaAACTTAAAAGACGATCCGTTGTGTGTTTACACGATCCTCCTCATCTATGCTTTGATAAATTTCTGTTTGGTTAGTCGTCTGATGAGGAATGCTCTGTGCTAGTTGTTGTTTCacttttgttgttgtattttgtgcttacaaattttaaaatttcaggtTAAACAAACATGGGACAAAACTATAGCTACACCCAGCCTTCCTCATCAGACGAGTATGACTTGACCTCACTTCTTGAAGCTGAAGCGGCTTTGTACGCTGAAGAAGCTGAGAGTAGCTACAACATTGGTGAGCCTGTTCAGTGCCCACCTCAGCCGTTTCAGTACTTATGCGGGGGACATACAAATGCGGAGGAGATGCGTGCCTTTGAGAGACAACTTAGTCTTCTCAAGGATCAAGTTCGTGAGAGTGACCAGAAGCTGGCTAAGCtcgagaagaccctgtgtgatGAGTTATGCAAGAAGACATCATGGGTTACAATTCTTGGAGTTTCTCTTCTGCTGAGCCTTTTACTTTTAATAGCGGTGATAATTCTTGGAGGTTAGTTTCaatccttgttttttttttaaagtttatctgtggattttttaaaaaaaaattgatgtttttcaGGAACAGCTTCGAAGGATAGTAGAAGAGTATCTGACGTGGAGACTGTCTTTAAGGTTAGAAACATTTAAACTGAAGCTATTCCTCTGTTTTTTGCTTAtctgaaaaaaacataacatttaTACTGAAACTCTTTATCTTAAATGCTTACCTTCCTTATTCAGATTTGATAGGATATTAAACGTTATCACACTGGTACTTGTTTACTTTATGTGTTACTAGTAGAGAACTTATTAGACTTGATTGGTGGTAAATGCTAGTTTAGAGCTTTCTATCTGCCTAACTACTTAGTTTTGTTGGTGATAAATGCTAGTTTAGAGCTTTCTTTCTTCTAGCTGGCTTATTTAAGGGCTGTGTTGCTAATAGAGTAACACAGACAATTAGATAAAATGAATAACAGCAGTGGTTTCCGAAACCTACTGTATAGTCAATGTCCCATAGAACTTGATTCACCCGAACAAGTTTGGTTCGGTAGCCAACCACCTGAGCCTGTTGGGTCCGGTAGCCAAGCTCCTGTTGGCGAGTCTGGTGAGCCGGTTGTCGAGTCTGCTATCAAAGAGAGGAGGAAATGGTCCCAGCAAGAGGATTTAATACTGATTGGTGCTTGGCTCAACACAAGTAAAGATGCAGTTAAAAATACTGAGCAGAAAGCTGGTGCATTCTGGAAGAGGATCATCGACTACTACAATGCAAGCCCTCTTCTGGTGGGGACAATTCCGAGAGAGCTTACTCCAGCCAAGCAGCGGTGGGCTAGGATTAACGCAGATGTCTCCAAGTTCGTTGGTTGCTATGACCAGGCTATGAGGGAGCAGAAAAGCAGTGAAAACGATGATGATCTGATGAAAGCCGCACTAGACTACTACTTCAAGGATCAAGGCCACAAGTTCGGCATGGAACACGCCTGGAGGGAACTGAGGCATGACCAGAAATGGTGCTCATCATGTAAAGACAGTGGGAAAGATAAGCGCAAACATGTCTTGGAGGTTGATATAGACGAGGAAGAGGGCAGACCGGTCGGGGTCAAGGCAGCGAAAGCTGcttctaagaagaagaagagtgggaAAGAAGAGGAGTTGTCGCGTTTACAAACCATCATGGAGATTAAACAGAAACTATCTAACCAGAAACTTCTCGATCGTTTATTAGCCAAAAAAGTGCCATTAACTGAGATGGAAACATCACTTAAGCTCAAGCTAATGTCTGAAATGTTATGATGTTATTCTCTTTAAGGTAGATACTTGTCTGTGTGTTACTTTGCGTAAATACTTGTCATTGTGTTGCTAAGTCACATGTCTTTTTGTTGATTTGCTAAGTCACTCACGGGTCTTTTATGTTTCAGGTTCCGCAGTAAAAGAGGAAGCAAGTCACGGGTGCCTTTGGAGTGGTGAAAGTCTTTTCTTCTGTAGCTCATGTGAAGCAAGTCACGGGAAGTCCTTTTTGTGCTATAAGTTTGTGTCTCGGTTTCTATCTTGCCATCACTTCTTCCTTCCTTTTTTTTCCCCGATTCTAATCTGGTCGCGAAGAAGTTGTTTTAGATTATTGTTGTTGTAACATTAGGTTTCTATCTGTACACACATTTTTCACAAGAAtccttaactattttttttttaaaaaaattgattatttgTTCCTAAGGACTCCACAAAGGGTATCACCATTGTGGATGCTCTTAATGGAAAGTTCTTACTGTgggatgaaaaataaaaaatttaaacaataataaccCCCATTAATCATGAAATTCTGATACATAGTTTCTCATAAAGATCTCTCCAATTAATTGTTGTAATTTGATTAGttgatgattttttattttttatttatttaattaaagtttttaaaatgaaattattcataGCATTAcctaatctaatatatatttccaaacatacaattaagcatcttaaatatagatgaattaacataatttatttatagaaataattaaatatctaaattacattatataaattgataagatacatataaatacatgtgatgctatagaaataattataaaaatggtttttatcatgtttatattagtagtgaataaaataaatcataaattttagaaaactaattaatctaaacttaataatattaattaaattcactcattcactatatatatatagtataaaaatgTGTCAAATGAACGCAAAAcagtcaaatatataattctaaaaaatttcaatcattttCCAATAACAATGTGATACCATATATGCGTTATCACTTTTAGAAAtgattaaactatttttatattttaaaaaataaaaattatatggtaaattatttaaatgtatattaattaagaaaaagtttatttaatataGAAATATGAATTAACattattatatggtaagtcatttaaaattatattatttggtaattcatttaatttattatatggtaagtcattTAGTTATATTAATCAAAGTATTTTTCACAGGATGTTTTTAGAGttaatctattatattaaaagggaagcaGTCTTGataaatctacttataaaagttgtttggactATTTCATTAGACTTAATTTTTATTGGTCTTACCTTATATATTTGTACAATATATTAGTCAATACCATATATTTAACCGATTTTTATTCCTTCCTCTAACAAGATGTgtgatattaattattaatatcatTAGTTTGTTACCGAAATTAGAGGGAATCAAATTATGGAGATTTTCCTAAAATGTTAAAGTCAAAAGGAATCGGATTATGGGAATCAAATTAATATCGTCAGTTTGTTGCACCCTTATGTGCATTCCCATGATCCCATCTATGCAGCATGTCCATATgtgttattttattgtttattgtttATAATTCTTGATTAAAAtgaactaaatatttaatttagtacaatatatatacagtagAACTTCTATAAACTAATACTCGATagattaataatctctataaattaataaattttgtcggTTCCAACTTGAATCCAACTTGAatcggttcaaaatttgacgtaaatcgataaaataataaaataataatttttttgaatattctatttaaatataagatcccattaaaattataaattaataatttatatgtatacatattttatataagtaagaacctattattatattatttgttttatattcacaatgaaattatctttatattttcttaacacttaatatatttttgatgagatttagtaatattatacttaaaatcacatttaagttctatgcaatatatattattatacacactaaataatataataaagttaatatttttatttgtaacacaataataaagttaatataaatgtcaaatttcaaaaaacaatttaatgtctatacactaaaatcaaatatttttcttttcttagaataattatatcttaaaataaaaaatctaaataagaaacatttataaattaataaaatttcaaagttccaacattattaatttatagaggttttactgtatatatatataatctttccATGATGAGGAAAGATGGACGTCTAATAATACAATCATCCATCAACTAAAAACATGGTTCagaatcttattttaaaattattattattattattattattcgtTTTATATAAAACACTTATTCTATAAATTAACTTTATGCTCAGgatctacaatatttatatatattgtatcaTTAAACATATTGTACTATATCATTTTACATtatatagtttcaaatatttacaaactcaaatttaataaaaatagtttggcaaatcatatgttaaatatatatatatatatatatatatatatatatattacatcaacttaatctttataaaaattattataataaaaataattattaagaaAGTTTAAAAACTATTGAAAACATACAAATATGTTCTATTGAGTTAGCTAAAAAATTCTACTAAGTAAATCTTAATCCATATCAATTTAACAAATGTAActcttataaaataaacaagATATAGTAAGAGAGTAGGTCTGGGTATTCAGATATTCGGGTCAACTGCTTTTAATCTGGATTCTTTGGATCATAAACATTTAGAcacaataaatatttgaattcttttaattagggtttaggttgGTTCCAtgtccgggtcggttcggaataataattcaaatacaTGTAACAGACATGTAATATTTGGGTACATATCAGGTTTAAGTTGGTTCATATATTTAGATCTGAAAAGATTAGAAATACCTGAATTAACCTTAAAATAATCTGAAACttgaaaaataaccaaaaactcaaCAAATACCCAAAATATATTCAGATACTCGAAAAAGATCTGAAATGCTTCCCGAAATATAACCCATAAAACCAAAAatgccaaaaatatattttaaatttttttacatgAAATCTAAAAGTATAACTGAAAACttaactcaaaaaaaaagaatatctgTAATATCGAAAACATATCCCAAATACacaaatatacctaatatacACACAACATTTCATGTACGTTGGGTATCTGACCGGGTTTTGGGTAGGATCCGTCCGAACCAAGATCTACTGGTCCAAAAAATACCCAATATGTACATTTCCCTAGACTCGGACACGATCGTTTTTTAGATTCGAGTAAATGTCTAGGTTTAAGAaagataattatataaaaatgtacataaaaaatctcaaataaactaattcataaattatataattttgaacaAATTCACTTCTTCAATATTATACAATtttgttacataataatgtaCAACAACCACAAAATACTAATTCGTGTCAAATTTTgtctataattaaaaacatcacGCTTCGAGTATAATCCAAAAACCCCCCGCGCTTtcgaagcgcgggtcaaaatctactACTTTATTAATTTAGTTCATATAGCTtggattataataaaattagcatgcttatttttaatagaaaaagagcagacataaataaaagaacaagaaagaagaataataaaatatgtttgttgtgttcttggtatttttatatttttatgtatttaatttttatttgtttgtcgaggtacatgtaaatttttttatcactaTAAAtgtaaactaattaattttatgtgtttttaaaatgttaaaataaatttagtaagGAAGTTCAATAAAAATGACCATCTCTAAATTGTTAAAGTCAAAGAtggaaaatataatgtaaattaaaagtaagaaaaaaatatttaaaaattaatgaaatgtattttttacGCTATAATAAACTTTTAGAATGTacgataataaaattttaacaaaatttatacaaataaaaacattttatttcatataatattggatcttacattaatattaagtatatatgccTCAAATAACGAcatttggttatttaaaaattgaaatattattttttcttattagttaatcagatttaaataatatttgtatgttttaatttaatttaaaataaattaaaacaataattttaaaagatatgtaaactatgattagttttaattaaaaacatttggtTGAATATGAGTTAGTGTTTGATAAAATAGTGTGATGATCAGGGATAATTTAAGGAAGAATTTGTTTGCTTAACCCatttgagttttatattaaacactaaattaaaaaaaaatgcttgAAAAGTGTGATTTGGAacaaattatgagaaaaattgcttaaactaCTATTTTCCTAatacatgtttttatgtttacctTAACCAAATTTATCCTTAATTTTAAGGAgataaatcctactatatattaactGAGAAGCCACTTAATTGACTTTTGATTATGCCCCTTTAACaggttaagttttaaaaaaatagttataatttgaTGGGTTGTTAACATTtattagttaaaattttaattagatctaaaaataaaaggtaaCTCTAGAACTAATTGATACAAATTaccaaataacaaaaatgatattacaaataatgatttatgatAACTAATTGTAGAATTAGAGAaatgatatatatgttttatcaatttctttatttttatcaattaattatatataataaaataaaatacttttgcattttttatagaaataaatttaatggttatatattattatacaaaagaattatatttgtaggtaaggaattattataaattttatgtttttaaagccCACACAAAGCCGTTTACAAAAGATCTTTCATGGTAAAAGCATGTGATCATTGTATTGGTCATATTGGagttacacaaaaaaatcactcttttttttttctcttgagaGCTAGAGTATTTTCGGTTTTTCATGTgctaaactaaaatataaagtaattctacaaccaattatctgaattaattataatattctttTCTGTAAGAGAAAGATTTTTAATGACTAAGGTTTATGGTTTTGAGCTATTTTAAATCTCATAtatcttctaaaaatatatactgaatttttttattatccaaatatttgaaattaaaattaaaattaaaattttaaatttctaattattattcaaaaattataacagtgtaaagataatatatattttttttatataatataactacCTGTAAAATTGCAGGCAAACacttagttattatataattgatcTAAAGTGATTTtgttaatcaattaaaatttaaagtgaAAGGTAGAAGTGCAGTAATAAAAAATTGACAACTGGCCATTAGTCTCTTTAAATCATGTAGAAAGTCTCTGCAAGAACAATCGattctcttctttttccattcctCTCTCCtcgtatttctttttttatttatatttgtagaGAGAAATCATTATTAAAATGATTATACTCTAAGAGCATGTTTAATCGGGAGTTCTTAACGGGGTTTCTTAGTGGAATATAAGAACCTCTCGCTAAGAACTCCCATTAAACATGCTAAGAGCACCATCAATGCAGTGTTTGATGGAGTGTTTCTCGGTGGAACCcaccagaagaaaaaaaatggagtgCTTAAAACGCTTGATTAGGTGTTGCTGCTTGAGCTGTTTTGCAGGTCATACTGATACGTGGCGGCCCGTAAttagttcagtttttttttttaaacaaacaaaaaaccaaaaaaaaaaaatttaagcacTCCACTTGGGGTGATAGGGTTAATGGTGGTCTAAGCTTCTAGTCTTTGCGATCATTCAATAAGCCCATTGGGTCCCAATCGTTGTCTAAGTTGCCTTTAAGTTTGAAGCCCATTGGCCGATTTTTATTCTAGTTATTTTTTGTCCACCACTCGTTGCTTCATGGCCCTAACTTTTGGTCGCTGGATGACTATCTTTTTTCTCTATGTTTCATATTGCTAGTTGCATTGATAAGATATTATCTTGAGCAGGCAAGTAGACAACTGTTTTGATCCTCCagaaaaaagtaaagaaaaggCAGCAACACAAAAAGATTATATAACAATTCCAAAAGATAGATGCCTAAAATAAAAGTCTATAAGCACatctattaataaaatttcaaagtaacTGAAATGTATTCGTAATTTCGTGAAGCATTCGAACATGTATGTTATATTGATACATGTGTTGGCTTGAGGTTCATCGAATGGCTAAATCCGAATGTGTTAATTGAGCTGATATCATTGAGAGAGTTCTAATCCTAAAAGCCCATCCTGTGGCACACCTTCCAATGTGCAAGTTACAATATAAAATCTGTTGTCATTATATAATTCGATTTTCCCTTGAGAAAATAATTTATCTGTTAATAGTGACGTAGTCCCCGCCGCGACCAAGTAGCGTCCTGATTTCATCAACGACCGGTGATAAGTACTTAAATCGCTCTAACATATTACTTCCTCCCATATAAAACATATCCGATCTGATAGTTAAAATaccaatatttataaattataagcaaaacatcatatttataaattataagtaaaacATCCCAGTTTTGTTACAAATACTCGAGTCTGGTTTAAGTTAAGATCAGAATTCCCggtttctatttgttttttttttaataattttttttcagtaACCCGTTTCGTTTAAGTCAAGTCAAACTGTATAATTAGTCCTATTATTTTTATAAGCAAATACCAGAAAATGCCAACATCCAAATTGGAAAGATAGGATTGCCAAGTCGCATGCAATGTGCAAATCCATTCAAAGCAAGATAGGGTTTATCTTTTTTCCTCGGGAAACATAACTATttgttttgaaacttttttcccACGTTAAAGGTAcggttttaaaaagtttacccaTTTATACAATAAGTAccagtatttttttttggtaaaaaataaGTACCAGTattgacaaagaaaaagaacccAAATAGCACTTAGAAAAATTTAACCGAATGAGAATGTTTAGTTCATATCTACAAACATGAATATCGAATTTATTGAGACCTAGCAGCAGGAATTAGCAATGGCTAGTCCAGATAGTGCATGGATCTAAGAGATTGAACCTGGATTTCACAAAGATGTAATATAATGTGTTTTATACGAAAAAAGGAAGAGATTTTTCTGTTTCGATTTTGGAACTAACTTAAAAATCACCCCCAAAGAATTAAGTATTTTCTACAAAACACAGTTTGTATGTTAATTAGCATGCTAATGACCATTagtattggattttttttttcttttttgtcaacGACCATTATTGGATTTAATCTTACGTAGTtcttttgttaagaaaaaggaaaaaaaggaaGACAGGATATGTAATTAATGTGCAATAACTAATTAATGTTCAGTAAGTACGGTACGACAGCTGAAATGTATAATTTACCAAAACTAATAAATGTGTTAGTAAAAGCCTATAATGATGTTGCTCATCTATCATGTCTTGGTAATGACCATGATCAATAGTTACATTCCTAGTTACATTATGGTAAAACTGATCTACATTTTGCAAGTTTATTAATCAAAAACGTGTGAGGTTGGTAAGACGACACGTTTGAAACAATTGTGCATGTATAGAATTCTCTGGAAGACTAATATAACGTAAGaaatttttgttctttgttagTTAATTACACCCACTTTGCCGACAGATATACTCTTCCGGatgaagtttgtgattattGCTTAACTGATTATTAGATCATATGGCAACAAGATCTTAGGCAATGCATACTTACATGGACCAGCACATATATCTGGCCGTAACTGTATCCTAAATCCTTGTGCAACTCTGGT
It encodes the following:
- the LOC106449540 gene encoding UDP-glycosyltransferase 71B1-like, producing the protein MKIELVFIPSPGINNVRATAAMVKVLVNSDDRLFVTLVVIPERFSPGDTSSVYPESESRLRYYHLHAGDQSTDDQDQTYMSYIESQKPHVRKAVSKLAHEVSTHPESPRRLAGMVVEFFCTPMIDVADEFGLPAYTYFTSNASYLGLMFHVQHLHDQEHFDVTKLRDSDAELDVPSLTRPLPATCLPSVMLSKDWFPNLLLRARILRGTKGILVNSVAEIEPQALKFFSGGNGTPPLYAVGPILDLKTDSGDEKRREILRWLDEQPPRSVLFLCFGRMGGFSEKQATEMAVALERSGHRFLWSLRCAAPAEKIMTGAPPGEFTNLDAVLPQGFLDRTAKVGKIITWAPQVAVLAHPAVGGFVTHCGWNSILESLWFGVPMAAWPIYAEQQFNAFRMVEELGVAAEIRKDYRRDNLLGESEMVTAEEIERGINCVMEQDGEIRKRVEEMSEQFHMALMDGGSSTHAMRKFVQHVIENIS
- the LOC106449541 gene encoding uncharacterized protein LOC106449541 isoform X3, with protein sequence MGQNYSYTQPSSSDEYDLTSLLEAEAALYAEEAESSYNIGEPVQCPPQPFQYLCGGHTNAEEMRAFERQLSLLKDQVRESDQKLAKLEKTLCDELCKKTSWVTILGVSLLLSLLLLIAVIILGASKDSRRVSDVETVFKVPQ
- the LOC106449541 gene encoding uncharacterized protein LOC106449541 isoform X2, with amino-acid sequence MGQNYSYTQPSSSDEYDLTSLLEAEAALYAEEAESSYNIGEPVQCPPQPFQYLCGGHTNAEEMRAFERQLSLLKDQVRESDQKLAKLEKTLCDELCKKTSWVTILGVSLLLSLLLLIAVIILGGTASKDSRRVSDVETVFKVPQ
- the LOC106449541 gene encoding glutathione S-transferase T3-like isoform X1 yields the protein MNNSSGFRNLLYSQCPIELDSPEQVWFGSQPPEPVGSGSQAPVGESGEPVVESAIKERRKWSQQEDLILIGAWLNTSKDAVKNTEQKAGAFWKRIIDYYNASPLLVGTIPRELTPAKQRWARINADVSKFVGCYDQAMREQKSSENDDDLMKAALDYYFKDQGHKFGMEHAWRELRHDQKWCSSCKDSGKDKRKHVLEVDIDEEEGRPVGVKAAKAASKKKKSGKEEELSRLQTIMEIKQKLSNQKLLDRLLAKKVPLTEMETSLKLKLMSEML